A single region of the Anguilla anguilla isolate fAngAng1 chromosome 17, fAngAng1.pri, whole genome shotgun sequence genome encodes:
- the LOC118216810 gene encoding STIP1 homology and U box-containing protein 1-like: MAGSPEKSASAQELKEQGNRLFLGRKYQDASVCYSKAINRNPSVSVYYTNRALCYVKLQQYGKALADCKHALELDSQSVKAHFFLGQCHLEMENYDEAIGNLQRAYNLAKEQRLNFGDDIPSALRIAKKKRWNSIEEKRINQENELHAYLTKLILAEKERELDDWREKQEDKSEDSRSRNESAKIQSKHDKYLSDMDELFSQVDEKRKKREIPDYLCGKISFELMREPCITPSGITYDRKDIEEHLQRVGHFDPVTRSPLTQDQLIPNLAMKEVIDAFILENGWVEDY, translated from the exons ATGGCGGGCAGCCCGGAGAAGAGCGCCTCGGCgcaggagctgaaggagcaggGCAACCGCCTCTTCCTCGGCCGAAAGTACCAGGACGCCTCCGTCTGCTACAGCAAGGCCATC AACCGGAACCCCTCGGTGTCGGTGTACTACACCAACAGGGCCCTGTGCTACGTGAAGCTCCAGCAGTACGGCAAGGCCCTGGCCGACTGCAAGCACGCCCTGGAGCTGGACAGCCAGTCGGTCAAGGCGCACTTCTTCCTGGGCCAGTGCCACCTGGAGATGGAGAACTACGACGAAGCCATCGGCAACCTGCAGAGAG CCTACAACCTGGCCAAGGAGCAGCGGCTGAACTTTGGGGACGACATCCCCAGCGCCCTCAGGATAGCCAAGAAGAAGCGATGGAACAGCATCGAGGAGAAGCGCATCAACCAGGAGAACGAGCTGCACGCCTATCTCACCAAACTCATCCTGGCAGAGAAGGAGAG GGAGCTGGACGACTGGCGGGAAAAGCAGGAGGACAAGTCGGAGGACAGCAGGAGCCGGAACGAGTCGGCCAAGATCCAGTCCAAACAC gATAAGTACCTGTCGGACATGGACGAGCTGTTCTCTCAGGTGGACGAGAAGAGAAAG AAACGGGAGATCCCCGACTACCTGTGCGGGAAGATCAGCTTCGAGCTCATGAGGGAGCCCTGCATCACGCCCAGCGGGATCACCTACGACCGCAAAGACATCGAGGAGCACCTGCAG CGGGTCGGACATTTTGACCCCGTGACCCGCAGCCCTTTGACCCAAGACCAGCTGATCCCGAACCTGGCCATGAAGGAGGTGATCGACGCCTTCATCCTGGAGAACGGCTGGGTGGAGGACTACTGA